The following proteins are encoded in a genomic region of Tenacibaculum sp. 190524A05c:
- a CDS encoding helix-turn-helix domain-containing protein: MPDFLKDKKRYYTPVEYVFDKIGGLYKMPVLWRVKDRSWRFSELKKSINRASDRMLSKTLKELVLDGFIQKEIIPEVPVKTLYSITEKGKRSIAIISSLRDYGFELMKEDGIEES, encoded by the coding sequence ATGCCTGACTTTTTAAAAGATAAAAAACGCTATTACACACCTGTAGAATATGTTTTTGATAAAATAGGAGGACTGTATAAAATGCCAGTGCTTTGGCGTGTAAAAGATAGATCTTGGCGATTTTCTGAACTAAAAAAGAGTATTAATAGAGCTTCTGATAGAATGTTAAGTAAAACTCTTAAAGAACTTGTTTTAGATGGTTTTATTCAAAAAGAAATAATTCCTGAAGTGCCTGTAAAAACACTTTATAGTATAACTGAAAAAGGTAAACGTTCAATAGCTATAATCTCTTCATTAAGAGATTACGGTTTTGAGTTAATGAAAGAAGATGGTATTGAAGAAAGTTGA
- a CDS encoding type 1 glutamine amidotransferase domain-containing protein encodes MLSQIKETQNYVHFHGAEYKGKIAMVVSSPTVSNQTGWPIGFWAAELTHPLHVFQEAGYEVEIVSTEGGKIEMDGYSNPTDESGYSAHDVITLGYMQQDSFKEILSNTKSISEINQNEYDAIFLVGGQAPMYTFRGNEELAKLFAAFYEANKPSAAVCHSTTLLLEAKTSDGELLVKGKTWTGFANSEEDFADSAVGMKIQPYRIEDEARKLLNTTFKVADPFTSYVIQDGNLITGQQQNSGFVAAKTIVNVLNNR; translated from the coding sequence ATGTTATCACAAATAAAAGAAACTCAGAACTATGTTCATTTTCATGGTGCGGAGTATAAAGGGAAAATAGCAATGGTTGTTAGTAGTCCAACGGTATCAAACCAAACTGGCTGGCCTATTGGTTTTTGGGCTGCAGAATTAACTCATCCTCTCCATGTATTTCAAGAAGCTGGTTACGAAGTAGAGATAGTTTCTACAGAAGGAGGCAAAATTGAAATGGATGGATATTCAAATCCTACGGATGAAAGTGGTTATTCTGCTCATGATGTAATTACACTAGGTTACATGCAACAGGACTCATTTAAAGAAATACTTAGTAATACCAAAAGTATTTCTGAAATAAATCAAAATGAATATGATGCAATATTTTTAGTTGGTGGTCAAGCACCGATGTATACTTTCAGAGGTAATGAAGAGTTGGCTAAACTTTTTGCAGCATTTTATGAAGCCAATAAACCGAGTGCAGCCGTTTGTCATTCAACAACTTTATTGTTAGAAGCAAAAACATCTGATGGTGAATTGTTAGTCAAAGGAAAAACATGGACTGGATTTGCTAATTCAGAAGAAGATTTTGCTGATAGCGCAGTGGGTATGAAAATACAACCTTATCGCATTGAAGATGAAGCTAGAAAATTATTAAATACAACTTTTAAAGTAGCCGATCCTTTCACTTCCTATGTTATACAAGATGGTAATCTTATTACTGGTCAACAACAAAATTCAGGTTTTGTTGCAGCAAAAACAATTGTTAACGTATTGAATAATAGATGA
- a CDS encoding NADPH-dependent F420 reductase has product MKTLAFIGIGNVGFALANNLQSKGYNIIITSDNPDSNSVREALKKNVNFSVEKVQNAINLSDIVFLATPFKVNEILLGNLDFQGKTLVDCTNPVGIGISHGLKSEISGSEKIQEWASSAKVVKAFTIYGFENFNDPSYLDSDYKPVMLFAGSDSNSKLEISEIIKDSGFYPKDVGNLDQALHLEHMTLLWVKMVRRDGHHPNFMWSYFEK; this is encoded by the coding sequence ATGAAAACATTAGCGTTTATAGGAATAGGAAATGTGGGTTTTGCACTTGCAAATAACTTACAGAGTAAAGGTTACAACATAATTATTACATCAGATAATCCCGATTCAAATAGTGTAAGAGAAGCATTAAAAAAGAACGTAAATTTTAGTGTAGAAAAAGTTCAAAATGCAATTAATTTATCAGACATCGTTTTTTTGGCAACTCCTTTTAAGGTAAATGAAATCCTTTTAGGTAATCTAGATTTTCAAGGTAAAACACTTGTGGATTGTACAAATCCTGTAGGAATTGGAATTTCACATGGATTAAAAAGTGAGATTTCCGGTTCAGAGAAAATTCAGGAATGGGCTTCTTCGGCTAAAGTGGTAAAAGCATTTACAATCTATGGATTTGAAAATTTTAATGATCCATCTTATTTAGATTCTGATTATAAACCTGTTATGCTTTTTGCAGGGAGCGATTCAAATTCAAAGCTTGAAATATCGGAGATAATTAAAGATTCTGGTTTTTATCCAAAAGATGTTGGGAATTTAGATCAAGCACTGCATTTAGAACATATGACATTACTTTGGGTAAAAATGGTTAGAAGAGATGGACATCATCCTAATTTTATGTGGTCTTATTTTGAAAAGTAG